One genomic segment of Mycolicibacterium psychrotolerans includes these proteins:
- a CDS encoding phosphotransferase enzyme family protein: protein MSGVDFGDDRAVAEKALGAFDLPQGSALRLLNLSENATYAVEEPGCGHRSILRVHRKDYHRVDQIESELTWLDALRRDSDITVPTVIPAHDGRRVVTVDHDGTERHVVHFEMVPGAEPDENTVTSTDFHTLGCITAALHDHARSWQRPPAFSRFSWDWEHSLGGSPRWGRWRDAVGVGEHEAQVLGRAEQLLRRRLAEYGTGSDTFGLIHADLRLANLLVDGDTITVIDFDDCGFGWYFYDFGTAVSFFEDHPSVPEWQDAWVTGYRTRRELAAADEDMLASFVLLRRLLLLAWMGTHSHSRESQAISVTYAAGSCTLAERYLSSDGHLLTA from the coding sequence TTGAGCGGTGTCGACTTCGGCGACGACCGGGCGGTCGCCGAGAAGGCGCTCGGGGCGTTCGACCTGCCGCAGGGCTCGGCGCTGCGGCTGCTCAACCTGTCCGAGAACGCCACCTACGCCGTCGAGGAGCCCGGCTGCGGGCACCGGTCCATCCTGCGGGTCCATCGCAAGGACTACCACCGCGTCGACCAGATCGAATCGGAGCTGACGTGGCTGGACGCGCTGCGGCGTGACAGCGACATCACCGTGCCGACCGTGATCCCGGCGCACGACGGCCGCCGGGTGGTCACCGTCGACCACGACGGAACCGAGCGTCACGTGGTGCACTTCGAGATGGTGCCCGGCGCCGAACCCGACGAAAACACGGTGACGAGCACGGATTTCCACACGCTGGGATGCATCACCGCCGCGCTGCACGACCATGCCCGCAGCTGGCAGCGTCCGCCTGCCTTCAGCCGGTTCTCCTGGGACTGGGAACACAGCCTGGGAGGGTCGCCGCGCTGGGGCCGCTGGCGCGACGCGGTCGGTGTCGGCGAGCACGAGGCCCAGGTGCTCGGCCGCGCCGAGCAGTTGCTGCGGCGCCGGCTGGCCGAATACGGCACGGGCAGCGACACGTTCGGTCTGATTCATGCCGACCTGCGGCTGGCCAACCTGCTGGTCGACGGTGACACCATCACGGTGATCGACTTCGACGACTGCGGATTCGGCTGGTATTTCTACGATTTCGGCACCGCGGTGTCGTTCTTCGAAGACCACCCGTCGGTGCCGGAATGGCAGGACGCCTGGGTCACCGGATACCGCACCCGCCGGGAGCTGGCCGCGGCCGACGAGGACATGCTGGCCTCGTTCGTGCTGCTGCGCCGGCTGCTGCTGCTGGCCTGGATGGGCACGCACAGCCATTCCCGGGAATCGCAGGCCATCTCCGTCACCTACGCCGCGGGCAGCTGCACGCTGGCCGAGCGGTACCTGTCCTCAGACGGTCACCTGCTGACCGCCTGA
- a CDS encoding microcompartment protein, whose protein sequence is MAVTDAPTRTDIRVYLLVEDLQQQFAAYLGTPTRARGYPPYAGEHALIVEVSPALAIERVIDLALREVPGISPGILYVERQFGVLEIHSSDLEDVRRAGEAILNGTKNAAADQLRPRVLYHDVITDITDQHAVILNRNRQASMVLPGQSLLVYEMTPALFAAVAANEAERAAPGLTLVDVQMIGAAGRLYISGSTADVVTARDAITTVLEAIEGRDH, encoded by the coding sequence ATGGCCGTCACGGATGCACCGACGCGGACCGACATCCGCGTCTACCTGCTCGTCGAGGACCTGCAGCAACAGTTCGCCGCCTACCTCGGCACGCCCACCCGGGCGCGCGGCTACCCGCCGTACGCGGGCGAGCACGCGCTCATCGTCGAGGTGTCCCCGGCGCTGGCCATCGAGCGGGTCATCGACCTGGCGCTGCGGGAGGTACCCGGCATCTCGCCCGGAATCCTCTACGTGGAGCGCCAGTTCGGCGTGCTCGAGATCCACTCCAGCGATCTCGAGGACGTGCGACGGGCGGGCGAGGCGATCCTGAACGGCACGAAGAACGCGGCGGCCGATCAACTGCGGCCGCGGGTGCTCTACCACGACGTCATCACCGACATCACCGACCAGCACGCGGTGATCCTCAACCGCAACCGGCAGGCATCGATGGTGCTGCCCGGCCAGTCGCTGCTGGTCTACGAGATGACGCCGGCGCTGTTCGCGGCCGTGGCGGCCAACGAAGCCGAGCGCGCCGCGCCGGGACTGACGCTGGTCGACGTGCAGATGATCGGTGCCGCGGGCCGCCTCTACATCAGCGGCAGCACCGCCGATGTGGTGACCGCGCGCGATGCGATCACCACGGTGCTGGAGGCGATCGAGGGGCGTGACCATTGA
- a CDS encoding BMC domain-containing protein: MASNAIGMIETKGYVAALAAADAMVKAANVTITDRQQVGDGLVAVIVTGEVGAVKAATEAGAESASQVGELISVHVIPRPHSELGAHFSVSGQ; this comes from the coding sequence ATGGCCAGCAACGCGATCGGAATGATCGAGACCAAAGGGTATGTCGCGGCGCTCGCCGCTGCCGACGCGATGGTCAAGGCCGCCAACGTGACGATCACCGATCGTCAGCAGGTCGGTGACGGTCTGGTGGCCGTCATCGTCACCGGCGAGGTGGGCGCCGTCAAGGCCGCGACCGAAGCCGGCGCCGAATCCGCCTCGCAGGTCGGTGAACTCATCAGCGTGCACGTGATCCCGCGCCCGCACAGCGAGCTCGGCGCGCACTTCTCCGTCTCCGGCCAGTAG
- a CDS encoding EutN/CcmL family microcompartment protein: MIRGTVVGQVWSTRRIDGIPAGAFLEVEVDGSGSRLVAFDVLGSGVGEHVLVTQGSVAAGWFTGTPPPVDALIIGSIDPTG; encoded by the coding sequence ATGATTCGTGGCACGGTGGTCGGCCAGGTCTGGTCGACCCGCCGCATCGACGGCATCCCGGCCGGCGCCTTCCTGGAAGTGGAGGTCGACGGCTCCGGTTCCCGGCTCGTGGCGTTCGACGTGCTGGGCAGCGGCGTCGGCGAGCACGTGCTGGTCACCCAGGGGTCGGTGGCCGCCGGCTGGTTCACCGGCACCCCACCCCCGGTGGACGCGCTGATCATCGGCTCCATCGACCCCACCGGTTAG
- a CDS encoding BMC domain-containing protein, whose amino-acid sequence MAELRSFIFIDRLQPQTMSYLGSWIKGALPRAGVAAQIIEVAPGLDIEGVTDVAVKHAEVQAGVLVVERQFGYLEFHGDTDAVQAAAGAALAELDRDSGSATPPQILASRIISSIDAQHAFLINRNKIGSMVLAGETLYVLEVSPASYAILATNEAEKAADIKVVDFRMIGATGRVYLSGSESDIRQAASAAEEALARSVP is encoded by the coding sequence GTGGCTGAACTGCGTTCGTTCATCTTCATCGATCGGCTGCAGCCGCAGACAATGTCGTATCTGGGCTCCTGGATCAAGGGTGCGCTGCCGCGCGCCGGGGTGGCCGCCCAGATCATCGAGGTGGCCCCGGGTCTGGACATCGAGGGCGTCACCGATGTCGCGGTCAAGCACGCCGAGGTCCAGGCAGGCGTGCTGGTGGTGGAGCGCCAGTTCGGTTATCTGGAGTTCCACGGCGACACCGACGCCGTGCAGGCCGCGGCCGGCGCCGCGCTCGCCGAACTCGACCGGGACTCCGGCTCGGCGACCCCGCCGCAGATCCTGGCCTCGCGCATCATCTCCAGCATCGACGCCCAGCACGCATTCCTGATCAACCGCAACAAGATCGGCTCGATGGTGCTCGCCGGTGAGACCCTCTATGTCCTCGAGGTGTCCCCGGCGTCCTATGCGATCCTGGCGACCAACGAAGCCGAGAAGGCCGCCGACATCAAGGTCGTCGACTTCCGGATGATCGGGGCGACCGGCCGGGTGTATCTGTCCGGCAGCGAATCCGACATCCGCCAGGCCGCCTCCGCCGCCGAGGAGGCCCTGGCACGGAGTGTGCCGTGA
- a CDS encoding aldehyde dehydrogenase family protein, which yields MTGDNGVPRARQLLERARFAAAAYGEYDQAAVTRIVEAVADAGHRNAERFAAAAVAETQMGVVEDKVVKNRACSRGIVEFYRDQDYVTPRIDTARKIVEIPRPAGVVLALCPTTNPVATVYFKVILALMTRNAVVVAPHPRARQCSADAARVLAEAAVAAGAPDGIVSVVDEPTLPLIEAMMSDERTDVIVATGGTAMVRAAYSSGTPALGVGPGNVPVFVDATADVDAAARRIVGSKAFDNSVLCTNESVLIAEDAIASKLTTALTRHGAHILDADATQRLREFMFPDGQLNTDVVGRDAAWIAERIGVRVTPKTRVLIAPFTDVVGEEVLTHEKLSPVLGMTTVADAQRGIRAARAVVRIAGAGHSAAIHSENASVITEFAASVPVLRVSVNVGNSTGSSGLETHLAPSMTVGTGFVGRSSIGENLQPENLMNWTRIAYNADAGVPMPNFAGLSPWRSPDGPVPAYPRASNDSGAVPAAPAGRPAARRPAEPGIEALRAELRALVAEELAQLIRR from the coding sequence ATGACCGGCGACAATGGAGTACCCCGCGCCCGCCAGCTGCTCGAGCGGGCGCGCTTCGCCGCGGCCGCCTACGGGGAGTACGACCAGGCAGCCGTTACCCGCATCGTGGAGGCGGTCGCCGACGCCGGCCACCGCAACGCCGAACGCTTCGCCGCGGCGGCCGTCGCGGAGACGCAGATGGGTGTGGTCGAGGACAAGGTGGTCAAGAACCGCGCCTGCTCACGCGGCATCGTCGAGTTCTACCGCGACCAGGACTACGTGACGCCACGGATCGACACCGCCCGCAAGATCGTCGAGATCCCCCGGCCCGCAGGTGTGGTGCTGGCGCTGTGCCCCACCACCAATCCCGTTGCCACGGTGTACTTCAAGGTGATCCTCGCGCTGATGACCCGCAACGCCGTCGTCGTCGCCCCGCACCCCAGGGCGCGGCAGTGCTCGGCCGACGCGGCCCGGGTGCTGGCCGAGGCCGCTGTCGCCGCCGGCGCCCCCGACGGCATCGTGTCGGTCGTCGACGAACCCACGCTGCCGCTGATCGAGGCGATGATGTCCGACGAGCGCACCGACGTCATCGTCGCCACCGGCGGCACCGCGATGGTCCGGGCGGCCTACTCCTCGGGCACCCCGGCGCTGGGAGTCGGACCCGGCAACGTGCCCGTGTTCGTCGACGCGACCGCCGACGTCGACGCCGCTGCCCGGCGCATCGTCGGCAGCAAGGCATTCGACAACTCGGTGCTGTGCACCAACGAGTCGGTGCTGATCGCCGAGGACGCCATCGCCTCGAAGCTCACGACGGCGCTCACCCGCCACGGCGCGCACATCCTCGACGCCGACGCGACACAGCGCCTGCGCGAGTTCATGTTTCCCGACGGGCAGCTCAACACCGACGTGGTCGGCCGTGACGCGGCATGGATCGCCGAGCGCATCGGTGTGCGCGTCACCCCCAAGACCCGGGTACTCATCGCCCCGTTCACCGACGTGGTCGGCGAGGAGGTGCTCACACACGAGAAGCTCAGCCCGGTGCTGGGCATGACCACCGTCGCCGATGCGCAGCGCGGCATCCGCGCCGCCCGCGCGGTGGTGCGCATCGCCGGAGCCGGTCACTCGGCGGCCATTCACAGCGAGAACGCCTCGGTCATCACCGAATTCGCGGCCAGCGTGCCGGTGCTGCGCGTGTCGGTCAACGTCGGCAACAGCACCGGCAGCTCGGGCCTGGAGACCCACCTGGCTCCGTCGATGACGGTCGGCACCGGCTTCGTCGGACGCAGTTCCATCGGGGAGAACCTGCAGCCCGAGAACCTGATGAACTGGACGCGGATCGCCTACAACGCCGACGCCGGCGTGCCGATGCCCAACTTCGCCGGCCTGTCGCCGTGGCGCTCCCCCGACGGCCCGGTACCGGCCTATCCGCGGGCGTCCAACGATTCCGGGGCGGTGCCGGCGGCGCCCGCAGGCAGACCCGCCGCCCGCCGCCCCGCCGAGCCCGGCATCGAAGCGCTGCGCGCCGAGCTGCGTGCGCTGGTGGCCGAAGAACTCGCTCAACTGATCAGGCGGTGA
- a CDS encoding class-III pyridoxal-phosphate-dependent aminotransferase: MYDYGTFSFDSKAQVLERAKEYWNPDKTQFWTDSGVDLVIDRRQDYFLWDMSGRRLIDMHLNGGTYNLGHRNPELVAAITEGMQYFDVGNHHFPSVARTALAQKLIESAPASLTKVAFGSGGGEAIDIALKSARHAMQRRKIVSIVKAYHGHTGLAVATGDDRFAKLFLADRPDEFVQVPFGDTDAMEQALRGRDVAAVIMETIPATYGFPLPPVGYLEAVKDLCVRYDALYIADEVQTGLMRTGEMWAITKHGIEPDIMVTGKGLSGGMYPITAALLSDRAAQWLDQDGFGHISTFGGAELGCVAAIKTLEITSRPEVRSSVHYIADIFARGLSRIQADHPEWFVGIRQNGVVIGLEFDHPEGAKFVMRELYQNGVWAIFSTLDPRVLQFKPGLLLNRDLCEDVLDRVEVAVGRAKLAATGRSKR, translated from the coding sequence GTGTACGACTACGGCACGTTCTCGTTCGATTCCAAGGCACAGGTGCTCGAACGTGCCAAGGAGTACTGGAACCCGGACAAGACGCAATTCTGGACCGACTCCGGCGTCGACCTGGTGATCGACCGCAGGCAGGACTACTTCCTGTGGGACATGAGCGGGCGCCGGCTGATCGACATGCACCTCAACGGCGGCACCTACAACCTCGGCCATCGCAATCCGGAACTGGTGGCGGCGATCACCGAAGGCATGCAGTACTTCGACGTCGGCAACCACCACTTCCCGTCGGTTGCGCGGACGGCGTTGGCGCAGAAGCTGATCGAGTCCGCCCCCGCCTCGCTGACCAAGGTCGCCTTCGGATCCGGCGGCGGCGAGGCCATCGACATCGCGCTCAAGAGTGCCCGCCACGCCATGCAGCGACGCAAGATCGTCTCGATCGTCAAGGCCTACCACGGGCACACCGGCCTGGCCGTCGCCACCGGCGACGACCGCTTCGCCAAACTGTTCCTGGCCGACCGGCCCGACGAGTTCGTCCAGGTGCCGTTCGGCGACACCGACGCGATGGAGCAGGCGCTGCGCGGCCGCGACGTCGCGGCGGTGATCATGGAGACGATCCCGGCCACCTACGGATTCCCCCTTCCCCCCGTGGGTTACCTCGAGGCGGTCAAGGATCTCTGCGTGCGCTACGACGCGCTGTACATCGCCGACGAGGTGCAGACCGGCCTGATGCGCACCGGTGAGATGTGGGCGATCACCAAGCACGGGATCGAACCCGACATCATGGTCACCGGCAAGGGACTCTCGGGCGGGATGTATCCGATCACCGCTGCCCTGCTCAGTGACCGCGCCGCACAGTGGCTCGACCAGGACGGGTTCGGCCACATCTCGACCTTCGGCGGCGCCGAGCTGGGCTGCGTCGCCGCCATCAAGACCCTCGAGATCACCAGCAGGCCCGAGGTCCGCTCGTCGGTGCACTACATCGCCGATATCTTCGCCCGCGGCCTGTCCCGCATCCAGGCCGACCACCCGGAGTGGTTCGTCGGCATCCGGCAGAACGGCGTGGTGATCGGGCTGGAGTTCGACCACCCGGAGGGCGCGAAGTTCGTGATGCGCGAGCTCTACCAGAATGGTGTGTGGGCGATCTTCTCGACGCTGGATCCCCGTGTCCTGCAATTCAAACCGGGCCTGCTGCTCAACCGCGACCTCTGCGAGGACGTGCTCGACCGCGTCGAGGTCGCCGTGGGACGGGCGAAGCTGGCCGCGACCGGACGGAGTAAGCGATGA
- a CDS encoding APC family permease, producing MTEESATVAPRPTAPDSVQRLKRNAVGTFGVIFMAVATAAPITAMVGNVPIAVGFGNGAHAPAGYLVATIVLGLFAIGYATMAKHITSTGAFYGYISHGLGRVIGMASGLIITMAYIVFEGSLIGIFAFFFQNLFDSQFGIQVHWLIPALLMLTLNCILTYFDVNLTAKVLGVFLITEIFMLSLGALAVAVKGGGPQGFAVGEILNPIGAFQPAAIAGASAGLGLFFAFWSWVGFESTAMYGEESKDPKRIIPRATMIAVLGVGIFYIFVSWMAIAGTGPQKSIELAQSADTSSEIFFGPVRSTYGEWAITLFNILLVTGSFACGMAFHNCASRYLYAMGREGLSAGLQKTIGATHKHHGSPHIASFVQTGITAVLILAFFFAGMDPYIHMYTLLAILGTMAILIVQALCAFSVVAYFHFHKNHPSSAHWFKTFLAPLLGGIGMLYVVYLLWEHKDAAAGAASGTLLFKLTPWIVVGLFALGAVVALYFKFNDKDRYELIGRIVYEDNEVRDQQPAK from the coding sequence ATGACAGAAGAATCCGCAACCGTGGCCCCGCGCCCGACCGCCCCCGACTCCGTCCAACGACTCAAGCGCAACGCCGTCGGCACCTTCGGGGTGATCTTCATGGCCGTTGCGACCGCCGCGCCGATCACCGCGATGGTCGGCAACGTGCCGATCGCGGTCGGCTTCGGCAACGGCGCACACGCACCGGCGGGCTACCTGGTCGCCACGATCGTGCTGGGCCTGTTCGCGATCGGCTACGCGACGATGGCCAAGCACATCACCTCGACCGGCGCGTTCTACGGCTACATCTCCCATGGCCTCGGCCGCGTCATCGGGATGGCCAGCGGTCTGATCATCACGATGGCCTACATCGTGTTCGAGGGCTCGCTGATCGGCATCTTCGCGTTCTTCTTCCAGAACCTGTTCGACAGTCAGTTCGGCATCCAGGTCCACTGGCTGATCCCGGCCCTGCTGATGCTCACGCTGAACTGCATCCTGACCTACTTCGACGTGAACCTGACGGCCAAGGTCCTCGGCGTGTTCCTGATCACCGAGATCTTCATGCTGTCCCTCGGTGCGCTCGCCGTCGCCGTCAAGGGCGGCGGCCCTCAGGGTTTCGCGGTCGGGGAGATCCTCAACCCGATCGGTGCCTTCCAGCCCGCGGCGATCGCCGGCGCCAGCGCCGGGCTCGGCCTGTTCTTCGCCTTCTGGTCTTGGGTCGGCTTCGAGTCGACCGCGATGTACGGCGAGGAGTCCAAGGACCCCAAGCGGATCATCCCGCGCGCCACCATGATCGCGGTGCTCGGTGTCGGCATCTTCTACATCTTCGTGTCCTGGATGGCGATCGCGGGCACCGGCCCGCAGAAGTCCATCGAGCTCGCGCAGAGCGCCGACACCAGCTCGGAGATCTTCTTCGGCCCGGTGCGCAGCACGTACGGCGAGTGGGCCATCACGCTGTTCAACATCCTGCTGGTGACGGGATCGTTCGCCTGCGGCATGGCGTTCCACAACTGCGCGTCGCGCTACCTGTACGCGATGGGCCGCGAAGGCCTGTCCGCCGGGCTGCAGAAGACCATCGGCGCCACGCACAAACACCATGGATCGCCGCACATCGCGTCGTTCGTGCAGACCGGCATCACGGCGGTACTGATCCTGGCGTTCTTCTTCGCAGGCATGGACCCCTACATCCACATGTACACACTGCTCGCGATCCTCGGCACCATGGCGATCCTGATCGTGCAGGCGCTGTGCGCCTTCTCGGTGGTGGCGTACTTCCACTTCCACAAGAACCATCCGTCCAGCGCGCACTGGTTCAAGACGTTCCTCGCTCCGCTGCTCGGCGGCATCGGGATGCTCTACGTGGTGTACCTGCTGTGGGAGCACAAGGACGCGGCCGCCGGTGCCGCGTCGGGCACGTTGCTGTTCAAGCTGACACCATGGATCGTGGTCGGACTGTTCGCGCTCGGTGCCGTGGTTGCGCTGTACTTCAAGTTCAACGACAAGGACCGGTACGAGCTGATCGGCCGGATCGTCTACGAGGACAACGAAGTCCGGGATCAGCAGCCCGCCAAGTAG